A genome region from Thermogemmata fonticola includes the following:
- a CDS encoding SMC-Scp complex subunit ScpB, translating into MIPDDAFEPDRSQQPSDSAPPPPSGDPSPAPALVEWELDVQDSLPWAVEEPGAVEEEVAGEASSSRTAAKTPETTAPSASLSAPGAPSSAFSPQPSASQNPPSSSEKKCDGGSKGDSPPHPTVEQILEAMLFVGGPPLTPATAASAIRGLTEERFHQALHALNRRYRRQKRPYAIVPREDGFVLTLLPAYQHLRERLYGGPRTVRLSQAALDVLAIVAYRQPLTKAEVDALRGQESGPQLRQLLRLGLITMLHRGESLPSPASEAPTAYSPSAESPAAETPTANPRTAKQLDSPGPESPAAEVPAPQPHPSTLTQAVRYGTTPRFLRFFGLTSLDDLPRLATDT; encoded by the coding sequence ATGATTCCCGATGACGCTTTCGAGCCGGACCGCTCCCAGCAGCCGTCCGATTCCGCGCCGCCCCCGCCGTCCGGCGATCCTTCTCCAGCGCCGGCACTCGTCGAGTGGGAACTGGATGTGCAGGACTCTTTACCTTGGGCGGTAGAAGAACCTGGAGCGGTGGAAGAAGAGGTGGCTGGCGAGGCTAGCTCCTCCAGGACGGCGGCTAAAACCCCGGAGACCACTGCCCCTTCCGCTTCTCTGTCCGCTCCCGGCGCACCGTCTTCAGCCTTTTCTCCTCAGCCTTCCGCTTCGCAAAATCCCCCTTCTTCCTCCGAAAAAAAATGCGATGGTGGAAGCAAGGGGGATTCTCCTCCTCATCCCACGGTCGAGCAGATTCTGGAAGCGATGCTCTTTGTAGGGGGGCCGCCTCTGACTCCCGCGACCGCGGCCTCGGCGATCCGGGGACTGACGGAGGAACGGTTTCACCAGGCGCTCCACGCCCTAAATCGCCGCTATCGGCGGCAGAAGCGGCCGTATGCAATCGTTCCCCGCGAGGACGGTTTCGTCCTGACGCTATTGCCGGCGTATCAGCACCTGCGGGAGCGGCTCTATGGCGGGCCACGCACCGTGCGCCTATCCCAGGCGGCCCTGGATGTGCTGGCCATTGTCGCCTATCGCCAGCCGCTGACCAAAGCTGAAGTGGACGCCCTGCGCGGTCAGGAGAGCGGCCCCCAACTCCGCCAACTCCTCCGCCTCGGCCTGATCACGATGCTGCACCGTGGGGAAAGCCTCCCCTCCCCGGCGAGCGAAGCCCCCACGGCCTACTCCCCGTCCGCAGAATCCCCGGCGGCCGAAACTCCCACTGCCAACCCCCGAACGGCGAAACAGCTAGACTCCCCCGGACCGGAGTCTCCCGCCGCGGAGGTTCCCGCCCCCCAGCCTCATCCCAGCACTCTGACTCAGGCCGTCCGCTACGGGACTACCCCCCGTTTCCTCCGCTTCTTCGGCCTAACCTCCCTGGACGATCTTCCCCGCCTGGCCACTGACACCTGA
- a CDS encoding ABC transporter ATP-binding protein, giving the protein MSRPMSWSTWWKWKWWQRSAGSVEGARWSLGEPPPLPRGAICLTARHLTRTFGNGQTRAVALDRVSLDLRQGEVHLLMGPSGSGKSTLLAVLSGLLRPDRGQVFALGRDIWRLPEEELERFRLRHCSYIFQGYNLFPALTAREQLEIVLKWGEGCSPREARKRAEAVLGQLGLTHRAHLRPAELSGGEKQRVAIGRALVKNPTFIFADEPTAALDWDNGQLAMQLLCQCARQRGAMVLVVTHDPRLIPFADRVLELADGRLRNDGTAPTRSSSSVYEHTPLPLHYKKGPRLHLQFPPKLPLSS; this is encoded by the coding sequence ATGAGCCGTCCAATGAGTTGGAGTACGTGGTGGAAGTGGAAATGGTGGCAGCGTTCCGCAGGTTCGGTTGAGGGTGCGCGCTGGAGTCTAGGTGAGCCTCCCCCCCTTCCGCGTGGCGCGATTTGTCTGACGGCCCGGCATTTGACCCGCACCTTTGGCAACGGTCAGACGCGGGCCGTGGCGCTGGATCGCGTGAGCCTGGATCTGCGGCAGGGGGAAGTCCACCTGTTGATGGGGCCGAGCGGCTCGGGCAAATCCACCTTGCTGGCGGTCCTCTCCGGACTGCTGCGTCCCGACCGGGGCCAGGTCTTCGCCCTGGGCCGGGATATTTGGCGGCTTCCCGAAGAGGAACTGGAGCGTTTCCGTCTGCGCCACTGTTCTTACATCTTCCAGGGGTACAATCTTTTCCCGGCTTTGACGGCCCGCGAACAACTGGAAATTGTTTTGAAGTGGGGGGAAGGGTGTTCGCCGCGCGAGGCCCGGAAGCGGGCTGAGGCGGTCCTTGGGCAGCTCGGACTGACCCACCGCGCCCATCTGCGCCCGGCAGAGCTGTCCGGCGGGGAGAAGCAACGGGTGGCCATTGGCCGCGCCCTGGTGAAAAATCCCACCTTCATCTTCGCGGATGAACCGACCGCCGCCCTGGATTGGGACAACGGCCAACTCGCCATGCAACTCCTCTGCCAGTGCGCCCGCCAGCGGGGAGCAATGGTCCTGGTTGTCACCCATGATCCCCGCCTGATCCCCTTCGCCGATCGGGTCCTGGAACTGGCAGACGGCCGGCTGCGGAACGATGGCACCGCTCCTACCCGTTCCTCTTCCTCTGTCTACGAACACACCCCCCTGCCGCTTCACTACAAGAAAGGCCCGCGCCTGCACTTGCAATTTCCCCCCAAGCTGCCCCTCTCCAGTTGA
- a CDS encoding SDR family oxidoreductase: MGQFTDRVVVITGGGSGVGKATAALFLQAGAQVVIAGRDAAKLAAAAQELQGGDALLFLPTDVTDPQQCRRLIERATADFGRVDILVNNAGANIKARTCRELTPEVWDMMIRTNLNGAFYCTQAVLPQMLARRDGLIINVVSVAGKRANPLGGAAYVAAKFGMGAFGLVLANEEKDSGIRVSNIYPGEIDTPILEHRPKPVTPEQRAVILKPEDVAQTILFVASLPPRVSIPELVIKPTVQPYW; the protein is encoded by the coding sequence ATGGGTCAGTTCACGGATCGGGTGGTGGTCATCACGGGGGGTGGTTCGGGAGTGGGCAAGGCGACGGCCGCCCTGTTCCTGCAAGCGGGCGCCCAGGTGGTCATCGCCGGGCGCGATGCGGCCAAGTTGGCGGCCGCGGCTCAGGAGCTGCAAGGGGGGGATGCCCTCTTGTTCCTGCCCACGGACGTCACCGACCCGCAGCAATGCCGCCGCCTCATCGAGCGGGCCACCGCAGACTTCGGCCGGGTCGATATCCTCGTCAACAACGCCGGGGCCAACATCAAGGCACGCACCTGCCGCGAATTGACCCCCGAAGTCTGGGACATGATGATCCGCACCAACCTCAACGGCGCTTTCTATTGCACGCAGGCGGTCCTGCCCCAGATGCTGGCCCGGCGCGACGGCCTCATTATCAACGTGGTTTCCGTGGCGGGCAAGCGGGCCAACCCCCTCGGCGGAGCCGCCTACGTGGCCGCCAAGTTCGGCATGGGAGCCTTCGGCCTGGTCCTCGCCAACGAAGAAAAAGACAGCGGCATCCGCGTCTCCAACATCTACCCCGGCGAAATCGACACCCCCATCCTCGAACACCGCCCCAAACCGGTCACGCCGGAACAACGCGCCGTCATCCTCAAACCGGAGGACGTGGCCCAAACCATCCTCTTCGTCGCCAGCTTGCCCCCGCGGGTGTCCATCCCGGAGCTGGTCATCAAACCCACCGTCCAACCCTACTGGTGA
- the prfB gene encoding peptide chain release factor 2 (programmed frameshift) translates to MVSPELRRRTEELTARLQQLRDSLDLPARLAEREQLEARQSEPDFWSQPEKARSVIQQLKAINALLRPYEELQSSLGDLQAMMELAAEDPSLEAEWAALLDKAEKQYEAFELQTMMSGKHDAANALVSIKPGAGGTDACDWAEMLYRAYVRWAQRHGYTIEDVDEEPNLEGGIQSVSFKIVGPYAYGYMQSEIGVHRLVRISPFGSGDTRQTSFAAVDVLPELPDDIEIVIRDEDLEVQTFASGGPGGQHQNKTQSGVRLIHKPTGIRAESRTARSQHQNKENALRLLKSRLYAIEEQKRLGDLVKHYDAKGEIAFGSQIRSYVLHPYTLVRDEREGIDVKTPAVQDVLDGNFDPFMQAYLRHKATRQSRSAPLVGAKK, encoded by the exons ATCGTTTCTCCCGAACTGCGCCGCAGGACCGAAGAACTGACTGCCCGCTTGCAGCAGTTACGGGACTCTCTT GACCTGCCGGCCCGACTTGCCGAACGTGAACAGCTCGAAGCCCGGCAGAGCGAGCCGGATTTCTGGAGCCAACCGGAGAAAGCCCGCAGCGTGATTCAGCAGCTCAAGGCGATCAACGCCCTGCTCCGGCCCTACGAAGAGCTGCAAAGCAGCCTCGGCGACTTGCAGGCGATGATGGAGTTGGCCGCAGAAGACCCCTCCCTGGAGGCGGAATGGGCTGCCTTGCTCGACAAGGCCGAGAAACAATACGAAGCCTTTGAGTTGCAGACCATGATGAGCGGCAAACATGATGCGGCCAACGCTCTGGTGTCCATCAAGCCGGGAGCCGGAGGAACGGACGCCTGCGACTGGGCCGAGATGCTCTACCGCGCTTACGTCCGCTGGGCCCAACGCCACGGCTACACCATCGAAGATGTGGATGAGGAGCCGAACCTGGAAGGGGGCATCCAAAGCGTCTCCTTCAAGATCGTCGGACCGTATGCCTACGGCTACATGCAAAGCGAGATCGGCGTCCACCGCCTCGTCCGCATCAGTCCCTTCGGCAGTGGAGACACCCGCCAGACTTCCTTCGCCGCGGTAGATGTGCTGCCCGAATTGCCCGACGACATCGAGATTGTCATCCGGGATGAAGACCTCGAAGTCCAGACGTTTGCCTCCGGCGGCCCCGGCGGACAGCACCAGAACAAGACCCAATCCGGGGTGCGCCTGATCCACAAGCCAACGGGAATCCGGGCCGAAAGCCGCACCGCTCGCAGCCAACATCAGAACAAGGAAAACGCCCTGCGCCTCCTCAAAAGCCGCCTTTATGCCATCGAGGAACAGAAACGGCTGGGCGACCTGGTCAAACACTACGACGCCAAGGGGGAGATCGCCTTCGGCTCGCAAATCCGTAGCTACGTCCTGCATCCCTACACGCTCGTGCGGGATGAACGGGAGGGGATCGACGTCAAAACCCCCGCCGTCCAGGATGTCCTCGACGGCAACTTCGATCCCTTCATGCAGGCTTATTTGCGCCACAAAGCCACCCGGCAGAGCCGCTCGGCTCCTCTCGTGGGGGCGAAAAAATGA
- a CDS encoding ketopantoate reductase family protein has translation MEAVDVVGAGAIGVTVGYALLAGGVPVRFVEKDAHKVAAGNRHGVRLGTEPPRPAEFLLFDRWQPRPDRWVILCTKCYDNPVVLERLNPRIPLLPIQNGLDPALEAFPHSYAGIAAFVAQAQQEEPAARITRRGPLYVGRRHGPEGDGPSRGNGPDHGNGIRRGDGSDRGESAAALVTALRRSGHLHVRWKDDIRPIQAAKLWYNAAIAPLATLAGVDNAALLEHPALRRLFIALLRENYRILCQAGVRLGWLGPLPPPLVARVLRCRPLVALLAPFFARSLRGTYCSMSGDLTRGRTEVDAYTGALLHLARQAGVPAPLNTVLYELLQQAAACRLRPHPVLVEPLLSLLSQKGGHAVPHPLRSVPNA, from the coding sequence ATGGAAGCCGTCGATGTTGTCGGAGCCGGGGCGATCGGCGTGACGGTCGGTTATGCCCTGCTGGCTGGGGGAGTCCCCGTCCGCTTCGTGGAAAAGGACGCACACAAAGTAGCCGCCGGGAACCGCCACGGTGTGCGCCTCGGAACGGAGCCGCCCCGTCCCGCGGAGTTCCTGCTCTTCGACCGCTGGCAGCCGCGGCCAGACCGCTGGGTCATCCTCTGCACCAAGTGCTACGACAATCCCGTTGTACTGGAACGCCTGAACCCGCGCATCCCCCTTCTACCCATCCAGAATGGCCTCGATCCGGCGCTCGAGGCGTTTCCCCACTCCTACGCAGGCATCGCGGCATTTGTCGCTCAAGCCCAGCAGGAGGAACCGGCTGCCCGGATCACCCGCCGGGGACCGCTGTATGTGGGCCGGCGGCATGGCCCAGAGGGAGACGGCCCAAGCCGCGGAAATGGTCCAGATCACGGGAATGGTATCCGCCGCGGGGATGGCTCAGACCGCGGGGAAAGTGCAGCAGCCCTGGTGACGGCCTTGCGGCGCTCCGGCCACTTGCACGTTCGCTGGAAGGACGACATCCGGCCCATTCAGGCCGCCAAGCTCTGGTACAACGCCGCCATCGCCCCGCTGGCCACTCTGGCAGGAGTCGATAATGCCGCCCTGCTGGAACACCCCGCCCTGCGCCGGCTGTTCATCGCCCTGCTCCGGGAGAACTACCGCATCTTGTGCCAGGCAGGAGTTCGTTTGGGTTGGCTCGGACCGCTTCCGCCCCCTCTCGTCGCCCGCGTGCTCCGCTGCCGCCCGCTGGTCGCCCTGCTCGCCCCGTTCTTTGCCCGTTCCCTCCGCGGCACCTACTGCTCCATGAGCGGCGATCTGACCCGCGGCCGAACTGAAGTCGATGCCTACACCGGCGCCTTGCTGCATCTGGCCCGACAGGCGGGCGTTCCCGCGCCTCTCAACACTGTCCTTTACGAGTTGCTGCAACAGGCTGCCGCCTGCCGCCTCCGTCCCCATCCCGTCCTCGTCGAACCGCTCCTGTCCCTGTTGTCCCAGAAAGGCGGCCACGCCGTACCCCATCCGCTCAGGAGCGTCCCAAACGCCTGA
- the tsaE gene encoding tRNA (adenosine(37)-N6)-threonylcarbamoyltransferase complex ATPase subunit type 1 TsaE, whose amino-acid sequence MSEPSLTLEWPDEAATLAWGRRLGQLLFPGAVVALVGPLGAGKTTLVRAIAEGLNIPNPAWVTSPTFVLLQHYPARLTIHHCDAYRLQSAEELWEAGIDEVLSGEGVCLIEWADKVSALLPAEHLWIELHPTPSGGRCVRLVPHGPRHSALLERWLSSSEPPGPPSANSQESPSANLQGE is encoded by the coding sequence ATGTCTGAGCCGAGCTTGACGCTGGAGTGGCCCGACGAGGCCGCCACCCTGGCCTGGGGCCGCCGCCTGGGCCAGCTTCTGTTTCCGGGGGCCGTTGTGGCTCTGGTCGGGCCGCTGGGTGCCGGCAAAACCACCCTGGTACGAGCCATTGCCGAAGGGCTGAACATTCCTAATCCCGCCTGGGTCACCAGTCCCACCTTTGTGCTTTTGCAACATTATCCCGCTCGCCTGACCATTCACCACTGCGACGCCTACCGCCTCCAGAGCGCCGAGGAGCTTTGGGAGGCCGGCATCGATGAGGTTCTCTCCGGCGAGGGGGTCTGCCTGATCGAATGGGCAGACAAGGTGTCGGCCTTGCTCCCGGCGGAGCACCTGTGGATCGAATTGCATCCCACCCCGTCCGGAGGTCGGTGCGTCCGCCTCGTGCCCCACGGGCCTCGCCACAGCGCCTTGCTGGAGCGGTGGTTGTCCTCATCCGAGCCGCCGGGGCCGCCTTCCGCCAACTCGCAGGAATCACCCTCCGCCAACTTGCAAGGAGAGTGA
- a CDS encoding ferritin-like domain-containing protein, with protein MASKQEIIQALVNAYNKEVETIINYLSLSIDLDGVRAEFIKQALAADITGELDHARRLGARIKQLGGQIPGSLGLKLEQTYLQPPKDTTDVISVIRGVLEAENDAIRTYNAIIDLSEKGRDFVTQELAIDILGDEESHRQQFEGFLKEYTK; from the coding sequence ATGGCCAGCAAACAGGAAATCATTCAAGCCCTCGTGAATGCTTACAACAAGGAAGTCGAAACCATCATTAACTATCTTTCGCTGAGCATCGATCTCGATGGAGTGCGAGCCGAGTTTATCAAACAAGCGCTCGCCGCCGACATCACCGGGGAGCTGGATCATGCCCGCCGCCTCGGCGCCCGCATCAAGCAACTGGGCGGCCAGATTCCCGGAAGTCTGGGCTTGAAACTGGAGCAAACCTACCTGCAACCTCCCAAGGATACCACGGATGTGATCAGCGTCATCCGCGGCGTGCTGGAAGCCGAAAATGACGCCATCCGCACCTACAATGCGATCATCGATCTCTCCGAGAAAGGGCGGGACTTCGTGACGCAGGAGCTAGCCATCGACATCCTCGGCGACGAGGAAAGCCACCGCCAGCAATTCGAGGGGTTCCTCAAGGAATACACGAAGTAG
- a CDS encoding HAD family hydrolase, which translates to MPLTLEQYIERIHERPDLVWPAAPRIEPVKARPALRKLPIRGVMWTVYGTLVAIPQGELLFEHPQDFVTEAALDKVIKEFKMWHSMSRKPGAPSAYLRELFRKALQMLQLSGTERYPEVPAERIWDDIVKKLQQKEYTFDVAIYGSLGDYVQKIAYFYHASIQGVGPYPQAAATLRELHRRGLAQGLLADGQCFTPGQLQRCLRLEDPQAALDEWVPPSLRILSAEKRAKKPSETLFRAALQALARHGLEPSQVLHVGSHLTRDIAPAKRLGFRTALFAGDRHSLVATPEQLKDPALRPDALITELPQVLELLP; encoded by the coding sequence ATGCCATTGACCTTGGAGCAGTATATCGAGCGGATTCACGAACGTCCGGACCTGGTCTGGCCGGCTGCCCCCCGGATCGAGCCGGTCAAGGCCCGCCCAGCGCTGCGCAAGCTGCCCATTCGTGGGGTGATGTGGACGGTGTACGGGACCCTCGTGGCGATTCCCCAGGGGGAGTTGCTGTTCGAGCATCCGCAGGACTTCGTCACCGAGGCTGCTCTGGACAAGGTGATCAAGGAGTTCAAGATGTGGCACTCCATGAGCCGCAAGCCAGGAGCGCCTTCGGCTTACCTGCGTGAGCTGTTCCGCAAGGCCCTGCAAATGCTGCAACTAAGCGGTACGGAGCGCTACCCGGAAGTGCCGGCGGAGCGCATCTGGGACGACATCGTCAAAAAACTCCAGCAGAAAGAGTACACCTTCGATGTGGCGATCTACGGCAGCCTGGGGGACTATGTGCAGAAGATCGCCTATTTCTATCACGCCAGCATTCAGGGAGTCGGGCCGTATCCCCAGGCGGCGGCAACCCTGCGGGAGCTGCACCGGCGCGGCCTGGCCCAGGGATTGCTCGCCGATGGCCAATGCTTCACGCCGGGGCAGTTGCAGCGCTGCTTGCGTCTGGAAGACCCCCAGGCGGCACTCGATGAGTGGGTCCCGCCGTCTCTGCGCATCCTCTCTGCGGAGAAACGGGCGAAGAAGCCCTCCGAGACGCTCTTCCGAGCCGCCCTGCAAGCCCTCGCCCGCCACGGCCTGGAGCCGTCCCAAGTGTTGCACGTGGGTTCCCATCTGACCCGCGACATCGCCCCGGCCAAACGCCTCGGCTTCCGCACCGCCCTCTTTGCTGGCGATCGCCACAGCCTGGTGGCCACACCAGAGCAGCTCAAAGACCCGGCCCTGCGGCCCGATGCCCTCATCACCGAGTTGCCCCAAGTGCTGGAATTGCTCCCTTGA
- a CDS encoding 3-hydroxyacyl-ACP dehydratase FabZ family protein, with the protein MTVDVQTLESALELIRGLDFAHPIADIEAIRAVNPHRYEFEMLTAIVYVDRQRHRIVGYKDVRADEFWVRGHMPGYPLFPGVLMCEAAAQLAAYYYTSQKIGDAGMLVALGALDEARFVRPVRPGERLVLVGTGLKVHRRLTRFHVLGLVGSERAFETQVSGMPIGPLAQLQGT; encoded by the coding sequence ATGACGGTGGATGTCCAGACTCTGGAGAGCGCCCTGGAGCTGATCCGCGGTTTGGACTTCGCGCATCCCATCGCGGACATCGAGGCGATCCGCGCCGTCAATCCTCACCGCTACGAGTTCGAGATGCTGACGGCGATTGTGTATGTGGATCGGCAGCGGCACCGGATCGTCGGCTACAAGGATGTCCGGGCGGATGAGTTCTGGGTACGGGGGCACATGCCGGGCTATCCGCTCTTTCCCGGCGTCTTGATGTGCGAAGCGGCGGCCCAACTGGCGGCTTACTATTACACGAGCCAAAAGATCGGCGATGCGGGAATGTTGGTCGCTCTCGGCGCTTTGGATGAGGCCCGCTTCGTGCGCCCCGTGCGGCCCGGCGAACGGCTCGTCCTCGTCGGTACGGGTCTGAAGGTCCACCGCCGCCTGACCCGCTTCCATGTGCTCGGCCTGGTCGGTAGTGAGCGGGCCTTTGAGACTCAGGTCAGCGGTATGCCGATCGGTCCCCTGGCCCAATTGCAAGGAACGTAA
- a CDS encoding SixA phosphatase family protein — MWIYLIRHAEAEALGSGTAQRDFDRPLTAQGQEQARALARTLHKRGIVLDAVASSPLVRAHQTAVALLEVLAPGLRPVTCDELAIDVWKPGKLSDFLANLPPLGPRLPERREKAVAAVGHMPQLAHYLDWLLGIDKSNLTLEKAGAACIRCDGEPRRGNGQLLWLVTPLWYD; from the coding sequence ATGTGGATATATTTGATCCGTCATGCGGAAGCAGAAGCATTGGGCAGCGGCACGGCCCAGCGGGATTTTGACCGCCCGCTGACCGCCCAAGGCCAGGAGCAAGCCCGTGCCTTGGCCCGCACCTTGCACAAGCGCGGAATTGTGCTCGATGCCGTAGCTTCTAGCCCGCTGGTGCGTGCTCACCAAACGGCGGTGGCTCTGCTGGAAGTGCTGGCTCCCGGCTTGCGCCCCGTCACCTGTGATGAACTGGCCATCGATGTCTGGAAGCCCGGCAAGCTGTCCGACTTTCTGGCAAACCTGCCGCCATTAGGCCCCCGCCTTCCGGAACGGAGGGAAAAAGCCGTCGCCGCCGTCGGCCACATGCCTCAACTCGCCCATTACCTCGACTGGCTGCTCGGTATTGACAAGAGCAATTTAACCCTGGAGAAAGCGGGGGCTGCTTGCATCCGCTGCGATGGAGAGCCGCGCCGCGGCAACGGCCAGCTCCTGTGGCTGGTGACCCCGCTGTGGTACGACTGA
- the typA gene encoding translational GTPase TypA: MITRHDLRNVAVIAHVDHGKTTLVDQMLRQCGQFRPEELDRLVGGQHGLIMDSYDQERERGITIFAKNCGIRLGGVKVNLIDTPGHADFGGEVERVLKMADGAFLLVDAAEGPLPQTRFVLRKAFAAGLKPIVIINKIDRPDARIGEVYAQVFDLFIELGADDEQANFPVIYASGRNGVATADLSVPAVDLKPLFQALLDYVPAPVVDVDAPLQMQVTALQYSEYVGKIVVGRVFAGRVRKNQKVAIVRQADGRILSDTVVQVLEFDRLGQREVEEIQAGDICALVGLEDAEIGDTICDPESPRPLPPLAIDEPTLDMLFRINDSPFAGQEGKPLTSRELRDRLEKELHHNVALRVRPGERESEFIVSGRGLLHLGVLLETIRREGSELAVGKPRVILKEINGRQCEPYEDLVIEVPNEHVGAVMALVQPRGGECQKMESHGSTTQLSFHIPARGLIGLRTRLLTATNGTATLHHNFLEYRPLKGTIPGRPTGVMVSTETGKATAYAIESLQERGTLFVAPMQPVYEGQIVGEHCRDNDLPVNICREKKLTNIRSSTAEIKTVLKPPRVFALEAALEYIEEDELVEITPKSIRLRKIHLKESERKKYARQKTAVEGHA; this comes from the coding sequence ATGATCACACGTCACGATTTGCGCAATGTGGCCGTCATCGCCCATGTGGACCACGGCAAAACCACGCTGGTGGATCAGATGCTGCGGCAGTGCGGACAATTCCGCCCGGAGGAACTGGACCGCCTGGTTGGAGGCCAGCACGGCTTGATCATGGATTCCTATGATCAGGAACGGGAGCGCGGCATCACGATCTTTGCGAAGAATTGCGGCATCCGTCTGGGCGGCGTGAAGGTGAACCTGATTGACACGCCGGGCCACGCCGACTTTGGCGGGGAAGTGGAGCGGGTGCTCAAAATGGCCGACGGGGCCTTTCTGCTCGTGGACGCTGCCGAAGGGCCGCTGCCTCAGACCCGCTTCGTGCTGCGCAAGGCATTTGCCGCCGGCCTCAAACCGATCGTGATCATCAACAAGATCGACCGGCCGGACGCCCGCATCGGCGAAGTGTATGCCCAGGTCTTCGACCTGTTCATCGAGTTGGGGGCCGATGACGAGCAGGCGAATTTCCCGGTGATCTATGCTAGCGGCCGCAATGGCGTGGCCACCGCCGACCTGTCCGTCCCTGCTGTGGACCTCAAGCCCCTCTTCCAAGCCCTGCTCGACTACGTGCCCGCGCCGGTAGTGGACGTGGACGCCCCCTTGCAGATGCAGGTGACCGCCCTGCAATACAGCGAGTATGTGGGCAAAATTGTCGTAGGACGCGTCTTTGCCGGGCGAGTACGGAAGAACCAAAAAGTGGCGATCGTCCGACAGGCCGATGGCCGCATCCTCAGCGATACCGTGGTCCAAGTGCTCGAATTCGATCGCCTCGGCCAGCGGGAAGTCGAGGAGATTCAGGCCGGCGATATCTGCGCCCTGGTCGGCCTGGAAGATGCAGAAATCGGCGATACCATCTGCGATCCCGAATCCCCCCGCCCCTTGCCCCCGCTGGCCATCGACGAACCGACGCTGGACATGCTCTTCCGCATCAACGACTCGCCCTTCGCCGGTCAGGAGGGCAAGCCGCTGACCAGCCGCGAATTGCGCGACCGCCTGGAAAAAGAATTGCACCACAATGTCGCCCTGCGGGTGCGCCCCGGCGAGCGGGAAAGCGAGTTTATCGTCTCCGGACGAGGTCTGTTGCATCTGGGCGTGCTGCTGGAGACCATCCGGCGGGAAGGGTCCGAACTAGCGGTGGGCAAGCCGCGGGTCATCCTCAAGGAAATCAACGGCCGCCAGTGCGAACCGTATGAAGACCTGGTCATCGAAGTGCCCAACGAGCACGTCGGCGCCGTCATGGCCCTGGTGCAACCGCGCGGGGGCGAATGCCAGAAGATGGAAAGTCACGGCAGCACGACTCAGTTGAGCTTCCACATCCCCGCCCGCGGCCTGATCGGCCTGCGCACCCGCCTCCTGACTGCCACCAACGGTACCGCCACTCTACACCACAACTTCCTGGAATATCGCCCCCTCAAGGGCACTATTCCCGGACGGCCCACCGGCGTCATGGTCAGCACGGAAACCGGCAAAGCCACCGCCTACGCCATCGAAAGCCTCCAGGAACGGGGCACCCTCTTCGTCGCACCTATGCAACCGGTCTACGAAGGGCAGATCGTCGGCGAACACTGCCGGGATAATGACCTGCCAGTCAACATCTGCCGTGAGAAGAAACTAACCAACATCCGCAGCTCCACGGCGGAGATCAAAACCGTGCTCAAACCGCCGCGCGTCTTCGCCCTGGAAGCCGCCCTGGAGTACATCGAAGAGGATGAATTGGTGGAAATCACTCCCAAGTCCATCCGCCTGCGCAAAATCCACCTCAAGGAATCCGAGCGCAAAAAATACGCCCGTCAGAAGACCGCGGTGGAAGGACATGCCTGA